From Flavipsychrobacter sp., a single genomic window includes:
- a CDS encoding tetratricopeptide repeat protein encodes MLFKKYSSFLLIVISISFLFGLESYAQDEYRYLLHKTYAERVPLFDTTVFQKLKHADSADWAKAYTTIKRLAEKEGDEGLLMEAKLGNWYYLKHNNYYGNEEAVDELKLLLDEANQKSLDKYVVLIRFELAGQYFYHLHNYQKAFTQYIENYSAVTQISSADLPNKKSIIVHTGNAYYNFRDYVNAKKYLLIADTVNNSWRTKVGIQCKNTLGLIHRNNKQYDSAIYYFEQCIAIAKQTQDSIWEAIVLGNIGISYYQQGFYEKAIPLLKRDVEGSFSFGAFDNGVNSIVKLVDAFVEVGDLEQAKLYLDRGWRFADSMRDKTKHLPALYNVSAKLMIMSGDYKQAHHLRDSADLYAKVLVERDDIMQLARVETRIRQEVHDKEIEKLNVEKELVTTVRNGLLIGLVLLTIITYLIINRQRIKHKTNRKILLFEKELTETKLQNASAQLESYTKSLQEKNLLIEKSTDEINRLQENLDQLDSEKNDNVILQQLYDSTILTDGEWEEFRRLFEQVHTGYINRLKEKLPGLSPADIRFIVLSKLKLSNKEMAGILGVQPDSMRTYKYRLRKKFNITDDETLSYIIDTI; translated from the coding sequence ATGTTGTTCAAAAAATATAGTTCATTTTTACTTATTGTAATAAGTATTTCTTTCTTATTCGGGTTAGAAAGTTATGCTCAAGATGAGTACCGATACCTATTGCATAAAACCTATGCCGAAAGGGTCCCTTTGTTTGATACAACAGTCTTTCAAAAGCTAAAACATGCAGATAGTGCTGACTGGGCAAAGGCATACACGACAATAAAAAGGCTTGCAGAAAAAGAAGGCGATGAAGGTCTTTTGATGGAAGCAAAACTAGGTAACTGGTATTATCTAAAACATAATAACTATTATGGGAATGAAGAGGCGGTAGATGAATTGAAGCTTCTTCTTGATGAAGCCAACCAGAAAAGTTTAGATAAGTATGTAGTATTAATTCGGTTTGAGCTTGCTGGTCAATATTTTTATCATCTACACAATTATCAAAAAGCGTTTACTCAATACATAGAAAACTATTCTGCCGTAACTCAGATTTCTTCAGCTGATCTACCTAATAAGAAATCTATAATAGTTCATACGGGTAATGCTTATTATAACTTTAGAGACTATGTAAATGCAAAGAAGTATCTCTTAATTGCCGATACAGTCAATAATAGTTGGCGGACAAAGGTTGGAATTCAATGTAAAAACACATTAGGTTTAATACACAGGAATAATAAGCAATACGATTCAGCTATCTATTATTTTGAACAGTGTATTGCAATAGCAAAACAAACACAAGACAGTATTTGGGAGGCTATAGTTTTGGGAAACATTGGGATATCATATTACCAGCAAGGTTTTTATGAGAAGGCTATTCCCTTATTGAAAAGAGATGTGGAAGGAAGCTTTTCTTTTGGTGCATTTGATAACGGGGTTAACTCTATTGTAAAGCTTGTAGATGCTTTTGTTGAGGTAGGTGATCTTGAGCAGGCTAAACTCTATCTAGACAGAGGGTGGAGGTTTGCAGATAGTATGCGAGATAAGACAAAGCACTTACCTGCATTATATAATGTGTCAGCTAAGCTCATGATAATGTCAGGTGACTATAAGCAAGCACATCATCTTAGAGACTCTGCAGATCTATATGCAAAAGTATTAGTAGAAAGAGATGATATAATGCAATTGGCCCGTGTTGAAACAAGAATTAGACAAGAGGTGCATGATAAGGAAATAGAAAAACTAAATGTTGAAAAGGAGCTTGTTACAACGGTGCGTAATGGATTATTGATAGGTCTGGTACTATTGACAATTATTACCTATTTAATCATTAATAGGCAAAGGATTAAGCATAAAACAAACCGTAAAATTTTATTATTTGAAAAAGAGCTTACGGAGACCAAACTCCAAAATGCATCTGCTCAGCTAGAAAGCTATACTAAGAGCTTGCAAGAAAAGAATCTTTTGATCGAGAAGTCGACAGACGAGATCAACAGATTGCAAGAGAATCTTGATCAGTTAGATAGCGAAAAAAATGATAATGTGATTTTGCAGCAGCTATATGATTCCACAATACTTACTGATGGAGAATGGGAGGAATTTAGACGATTGTTTGAGCAAGTACATACAGGTTATATTAACCGTTTGAAGGAAAAACTACCAGGTCTAAGTCCTGCCGATATTCGTTTTATAGTGTTGAGTAAACTAAAGTTATCCAATAAAGAAATGGCTGGCATACTTGGTGTTCAGCCCGATTCAATGAGAACATACAAGTATCGACTTCGTAAAAAGTTTAATATAACCGACGACGAGACCTTATCCTATATTATCGATACTATATAA